Genomic DNA from Candidatus Neomarinimicrobiota bacterium:
TACAGCTTCAAAAGCTTTGCCTATTTGTTTCAACAATTCTGCTCTTTCATCCTTTAAATCCCTGAATGTAGAGCTAAGGAATACACTCAGGACACCTTTTCTTTTTTTATTTATTCTATTCATATTAATAACCTCCTATCTTTCAACGGACAAAGGAAATTTCAACTAACGTTTCCAGCATAAAAAAGTTTTTGCGAAGCAAAAATTTTTGTGAATTCTATGGGCGAACTTTTTATGCTGCGTTAAATATAGTTGGCCATTCATCGAGATATTAATTTTGCTTCTGCTGTATCTTCACTGTCGCTGTTTATGAGCATATACGGGTAGAGAGGATTCCCACTCTCGATAACGGTAATTTCTTCAGTAACAAGCCAGAGTCTGGTATTGATCCTATCGATCGGAGAGATTTCCCAAAGAGATCCATCTTCAAGTTTTATGAATCTGCCTCCATCAATCTTCTTTGATACCCAATGGCTTCCGCCAACGCCGTCATATGTTTGTCCTGATCTTACTGTTGCTTTAACGAGTACATTTAATGTCCAATTAGTCAACCATTGTTCGAGTAATTCACGTTCTGACTTGGTTAGTTTCGTAATTCCCATTCGCTTTTGCTCTTCTGGTGTCATAAGCTTGTCAAATCGAAGAATGTGTTTATTTTTGGCAAAGGCAATGGATACACATTCCAATAAAAATAGTGTAAATGCAATAAAGTACATTGCTGATTTTATTTTCATTTTTACCTCCAACGCCATTTTTCCCCCTGTTAAATATATTATAGTGTTCGACCTTCAATTTTTACATAAAGTATATAAAGTGTGTAAGATATTCGAAGCCATAGATAAGAATTGAACTACCATTTCATATATTGCAATAAATTGCTTCAACAAATAACTCATCCCCTCTGAATACAATTTTAAATAAAAATTACTCAAAATTATGTTGGTTTTTCCCTTATATGCCAATTTTTACCACCTTAAGCATTGATAGATTATATAATGAGCGAATTAAAAAATCAAGTATATTTTTCTATACCAATTTTCGAGATAGCACGAATGGGCGTATTAAAACTTACTTGAAGAATCCCTTCAAGGGTTGTTCTAAATATTATAATATCCCCTTGTCATTCTTGCAACTTCTGGGTGACTTTTCGTTCTTCTTTAACATACTTTTCTTTAATCAATTCCTTAGTAAGTGCTTTACTCTCTATTTTGGATTTGGGGTTCTACCGCTCACACAGTATTTGGTAGTTGCGTCCTTAGCTACCCTGTGATAGCCTCTGAATGACATCAGAAATTTTATCCTTATCTTTTACAATATTATACAATTTTACCATTTCTTTTTTCTTCAAACGCTCAATAAAATCATTTCCCCTGATCGCTATAGTAGCTATAAACGGTTTATCACTTTCAAACAACTTCAAAACCAGATTTCTAAAATAATCAGAGAAACATTCCATCTTCCCAATCTCATCGATTATTATTATCTCATGCTCAGGATTGAAAAAGTCTATTCCTCTTAATATTCTCTCAAAGCCTTCTACATTAACCCCGTATTTGGAAACTCTAAACTTTGATTTGATATTTACATGTGCAAGTATATCTTCATCACCTTTAAATGTGGTAATTCGGAATCCTGCTCTTTTCCCATTTTCCCTTATTTCCTCGGTATAAAACCCAGCAGGATTTAAGTGCTTTAATTTATGATACAAATTCTTTATTAACGTGGTCTTACCACAGCCGGGTGGACCAGTTATTAATATTTTATTTTGAAAACTATCTTGTAAGGTTTGCACGAGTAAATATATCCTCAGACAAAGTAATGTCAAACTTTACAGATATTACATTCATTTCTGTGTAGGTATTCTTCCTCAATACATCACGTAAAATAGCCTTTACTGGATAAAAACGATTACCAAATTTTTCTACATCAATTATCTCAAATACTTTTAATAGTTTACCCTGTCTTGAAAACCTTTCTTCCCTCATTGGAATAAAATTTTCTTTATCAATCCATAAAATTCTTTTGTAATAGGTTGTTTTCCTATCTTTCGCTGTTAGTGTGATTTTATAATACTCTTTTCCCTTCAGCGTGTCAATCGAGAATTTTTCTATATTATACAATTCCTCATAGGATTTTGAACCCTCCATAGCATCCTCATAAGAAAAATCAGAACCCAGCATACTCTGTCTCAAAAGATGCCCGGATATCTTTATAACCCTATCTGCATCTGGAAGATACATCCACATTTGATCCCCTATCTTTAAAAACTTAGTTCCCGCATCTCTCGCCGGTGATAAAACTTCCGCAAATGATTTCTCTTTTCCTTTAACATATGAATGAATTTTCTGATATATTATTATCTCATCATTTTCATATACTTTCAGTTCAGATAGAATCTCTGCAGAATTATATATAAAATTTTTATCAACATTTTTCAACACCTCTTCTGCAGTAAGACTTTGTGTGAAACTCATTTGATACGTAAGAACCAACAAAATTATTATATAAAATGCCTTTTTCATATAACACCCCCTAACCAATCTTTCTAAGCGCCTCTGTCGGTTCAAGTCTTGATGCTTTTATGGCTGGAATTATACCTGCTATGATTGATACTATAAAACCCAACAAAAATGTCTTTAAAATCTGAGCAAAAGAAAATTCTGCATATAAAACTCTATCCCAGTCCATCCCGACATTTGTGGCAACATCACCCAGGTTAAATCCTTTTGTAGCGAAATAATAGGCGGCAACCGAGCCAAGCATGATACCAAAAATAGAACCAATAATACCAATTATACCTGACTCAGAAAGAAATAAAAATTGGATTTTATATTTAGTCAAACCCATCGATGAAAGAAGTCCAATCTCTGGTGTCCTTTCGAATACACTTGTAAACATTGTATTAAAAATACCAAAAATGGCAATTATAAAAACTATTAAAAGCTCAACGAACGAAGCAACCCTTAAATAGGTAATCATACTCTTTAATGCATCATTATCAAGGTAGGAGAGAACAAGATAATCATCATTATCAATTAAACCTTTTATTTTCTCTTTAATTTTTTCCACATCTCTTGAATGTCTTATCTCGATAATGATTCTTGATACTGCATCCTCCATATAAAGAGATTTTTGCGCAACTTTCAGTGGAATGAAAAATACATTATTCATCCTTTCAACGGGAAACTTTGCAATACCACAGACCTTTAAAGCCATACCGCCAAGTGAATTATAGACTGTTTTACTAACAATTATTATCTCATCCCCAACCTTTACACGTAACCGTTTAGCAAGCTTGTCACCCAGCAGTACTTCCATTCTATCTTTATTGGGCATTTTACCTGCAATTATATTTTTTGAAATATTAAACATGCTTGTATCAATATCCGGCTCAATAGCAAATCCACCGGCTATCTCATCAAGGTCTTCTCTACCAAGCATTCCGCCTAGCAAAATCCTGCCTGCAACCCTTTCAACACCATCCACATTCTTCAGAATTTGCTCTTTTACCTTGCTATAGTTATCAATTTTATATTTTAATGGCATTGTCTTTTCTTTTTCATAGTATGCTCTATGAACAATCTGGATGTGTCCGATCGAACTAACGGTATTTCTAATCATCATCTCATACATACCATCAAAAATACTGATAAAAAAGGTGGTGATAGCTACGGAAATAAAGACTGCTCCTATTGTAAGGAAACTCCTTCTTTTGTTCCTGAATATATTCCTAAAAGCAATTTTAATCAATGCTAACATAATCACTCCACTAATTTTTCCTTAATACTTCGGCGGGCGAAAGCTTCTTAATCCGTCGAGCAGGGAAATATGTAGAAATTACTGATGTAAAAAATCCAATCAATGTATAAATAACCGCATCTTTCAGGTCAAATACTGAATACATCTTACCTCCAGCTGTGACATACTGCACACCCCCTCCTGTCAAACTTTCAATGGAGATACCTTTAACTGAAATAAGATAATTAAAACCTGCTCCAATGATAAAACCAATTATACCTCCAATCAACCCAATAATTACACCCTCAAGGAGAAATAATCTATAAACCTGCTTTTCAGTCATTCCAAGCGCCATGATCGTACCCATCTCCTTCATTCTTTCAAAATATGCCATAAGCATTGTGTTCATTATTCCAAATGCTGCCATTATAATAAGAAGGGATACAAATATAACGGCAAAGGATGACTTCTGGTCTATAATCTGCCTCATATCCTTTGTCATCTCAAACCATGTTTTTACTTTCGCATTTCCATTAAAAACTTCCTTTTCAAGAGTCGTTGCAATTACTGGAGCTTGAGCTCGGTCAATGAGCTTTACAACAGGGACACTGAATTCATCACCAAGATCAAGAAATTCCTGAGCTTTCTTCAAATCTATAAAAAAGTTTACCTCATCTACATCAGGATTATACGTTTTAAAAATACCAACAACCTCAAAGTCATCAGCTGATATTGAACCATATTTTGTCCTTGCAATTACAGTGATATAAGCTCCTGTATCTACCTTAAATGCCTCAGCAGTACTGGCGGAAATCATTATCCCCTGTTCATATTTTTTCAAATACCTTCCTCTTTCTATATATTCATCAAGATTAAAGACACGCTTATCAATTTCAGGATCAATTCCTACCCCTATTAGTGGCAAATCACTCTCTCCATCACTCAAAAACGCAGTAAACTCCAACCGTGGCGCAACTGCCGAAATACCAAATTCACCCTCAAGTAGCTTCCCGAGACTATCATAGTTAGTAAATAGGTTCTCTAATGGCAATTTATCTATTTCTTCATAATACTCCTTTGTATATAATCTCAAATCACCCGTTCCTGTCTCAATCATACTCTCAATGAAACTTATGTTTGATCCTTCAAAAATACCTGAATATAGAATCATAAGTGAAACACCTATCACTATCGAAATGATACCAAATATTGATCTTGTTTTATGTCTAAAAACATTTCTTAATGCAAGTTTTATTATCATGTTTAGCCCTACCTTTTTATGTCTTCAACAATCTCTCCATCGTGAAGATTTATAAGGCGTTTTGCAAAATCCATAACCATCTTATCATGTGTCGCAAAGATAAAAGTCGTTCCGAGTTTCTCATTCATTTTAAGCATTATTTCCAGTACCTCTGCACCTGTTCTTGAATCCAGATTAGCAGTTGGTTCATCTGCAAGCACAAGCTTT
This window encodes:
- a CDS encoding NTPase; this encodes MQTLQDSFQNKILITGPPGCGKTTLIKNLYHKLKHLNPAGFYTEEIRENGKRAGFRITTFKGDEDILAHVNIKSKFRVSKYGVNVEGFERILRGIDFFNPEHEIIIIDEIGKMECFSDYFRNLVLKLFESDKPFIATIAIRGNDFIERLKKKEMVKLYNIVKDKDKISDVIQRLSQGS
- a CDS encoding outer membrane lipoprotein-sorting protein; the protein is MKKAFYIIILLVLTYQMSFTQSLTAEEVLKNVDKNFIYNSAEILSELKVYENDEIIIYQKIHSYVKGKEKSFAEVLSPARDAGTKFLKIGDQMWMYLPDADRVIKISGHLLRQSMLGSDFSYEDAMEGSKSYEELYNIEKFSIDTLKGKEYYKITLTAKDRKTTYYKRILWIDKENFIPMREERFSRQGKLLKVFEIIDVEKFGNRFYPVKAILRDVLRKNTYTEMNVISVKFDITLSEDIFTRANLTR
- a CDS encoding ABC transporter permease; this translates as MLALIKIAFRNIFRNKRRSFLTIGAVFISVAITTFFISIFDGMYEMMIRNTVSSIGHIQIVHRAYYEKEKTMPLKYKIDNYSKVKEQILKNVDGVERVAGRILLGGMLGREDLDEIAGGFAIEPDIDTSMFNISKNIIAGKMPNKDRMEVLLGDKLAKRLRVKVGDEIIIVSKTVYNSLGGMALKVCGIAKFPVERMNNVFFIPLKVAQKSLYMEDAVSRIIIEIRHSRDVEKIKEKIKGLIDNDDYLVLSYLDNDALKSMITYLRVASFVELLIVFIIAIFGIFNTMFTSVFERTPEIGLLSSMGLTKYKIQFLFLSESGIIGIIGSIFGIMLGSVAAYYFATKGFNLGDVATNVGMDWDRVLYAEFSFAQILKTFLLGFIVSIIAGIIPAIKASRLEPTEALRKIG
- a CDS encoding ABC transporter permease, whose amino-acid sequence is MIIKLALRNVFRHKTRSIFGIISIVIGVSLMILYSGIFEGSNISFIESMIETGTGDLRLYTKEYYEEIDKLPLENLFTNYDSLGKLLEGEFGISAVAPRLEFTAFLSDGESDLPLIGVGIDPEIDKRVFNLDEYIERGRYLKKYEQGIMISASTAEAFKVDTGAYITVIARTKYGSISADDFEVVGIFKTYNPDVDEVNFFIDLKKAQEFLDLGDEFSVPVVKLIDRAQAPVIATTLEKEVFNGNAKVKTWFEMTKDMRQIIDQKSSFAVIFVSLLIIMAAFGIMNTMLMAYFERMKEMGTIMALGMTEKQVYRLFLLEGVIIGLIGGIIGFIIGAGFNYLISVKGISIESLTGGGVQYVTAGGKMYSVFDLKDAVIYTLIGFFTSVISTYFPARRIKKLSPAEVLRKN